One part of the Marinobacter sp. M3C genome encodes these proteins:
- the can gene encoding carbonate dehydratase translates to MGQLDYLLEKNRAWAEGIKAQDPQFFDRLSNQQAPEYLWIGCADSRVPANQIVDLMPGELFVHRNVANVVVHTDFNCLSVLQFAIDVLKVKHILLVGHYGCGGVKAALLNEGFGLIANWLRHVQDVRDRYRHILEPITSVQDRADRLCELNVIEQVDHVCQNSIVQDAWKRGQDLTVHGFVYDLRDGIMRDMGLPISNAATSEHARQQSVDEMVLRPVRSGRLIKA, encoded by the coding sequence ATGGGGCAACTGGATTATTTACTGGAAAAAAACCGGGCCTGGGCAGAGGGCATTAAAGCGCAGGACCCACAGTTTTTTGATCGGTTATCAAATCAGCAGGCCCCGGAATATTTGTGGATTGGTTGTGCCGACAGCCGGGTGCCAGCCAATCAGATTGTGGACCTGATGCCCGGCGAGTTGTTTGTGCACCGTAACGTGGCCAACGTGGTGGTGCATACCGACTTCAACTGCCTGTCGGTGTTGCAGTTTGCGATTGATGTGTTGAAAGTGAAACACATTCTTTTGGTGGGTCACTACGGCTGCGGCGGTGTTAAAGCCGCCCTGCTAAACGAGGGCTTTGGCCTGATTGCCAACTGGCTGCGCCACGTGCAAGACGTGCGTGATCGTTACCGGCACATTCTGGAACCCATCACCAGTGTGCAAGACCGCGCCGACCGCCTGTGTGAACTGAACGTGATTGAACAGGTGGACCACGTGTGCCAGAACAGCATTGTTCAAGACGCCTGGAAACGGGGCCAGGACTTAACCGTGCACGGCTTCGTGTACGACCTGCGTGACGGCATAATGCGGGATATGGGCTTACCCATATCCAACGCTGCCACCAGCGAGCATGCCCGCCAGCAGTCGGTGGATGAAATGGTACTTCGCCCGGTGCGCTCCGGCCGCCTGATTAAAGCCTGA